Proteins from a single region of Halorubrum sp. 2020YC2:
- a CDS encoding phosphohydrolase, which yields MDDDLIETGDAPRSRYTKLPGKGFFYPDSLDDERAERRAREAIEGSEAVVIADGDADGLACAAMIREAYGAALDVAPFEDAIAARLADDDESDETAEDDGETADDEGDDPLADAHAESPVGLLPAGPYSIDTALERVEAYADDGIDLFVCDLCPDDYEWIAEPLEALAESADAIRWFDHHQWDDGTATAVREAGVNLVVGDSDEECTADVTLRSLEGAFDERWTELAAVTRDHDLWIKEDPRSDDLADYSYWAGAEEYAAVVGAYGVDLPETVRSFVEDRRVEKEARIDLAVDRAVTHEVGDWRVAVTYGRCSQNEVAERLREAGADAAVIVKPAGSASIRGSDDFRHAHEVAGRVNGGGHPQAAGCKPDIYDDMLDYAHHWGTEGQACKRVILAAFEAVAEEVAADASDADGAAAAE from the coding sequence ATGGACGACGATCTCATCGAGACGGGGGACGCCCCCCGATCGCGGTACACGAAACTTCCGGGGAAAGGCTTCTTCTACCCCGACTCGCTGGACGACGAGCGCGCGGAGCGGCGGGCGCGGGAGGCGATCGAGGGCAGCGAGGCGGTCGTGATAGCCGACGGCGACGCCGACGGCCTCGCCTGCGCCGCGATGATCCGCGAGGCGTACGGCGCCGCGCTCGACGTCGCTCCCTTCGAGGACGCCATCGCGGCGCGGCTGGCGGACGACGACGAATCGGACGAAACGGCGGAAGACGACGGGGAGACCGCAGACGACGAGGGCGACGACCCCCTCGCGGACGCCCACGCCGAGTCCCCGGTCGGGCTGCTCCCCGCGGGCCCGTACTCGATCGACACCGCGCTCGAACGCGTCGAGGCGTACGCCGACGACGGCATCGATCTGTTCGTCTGTGACCTCTGTCCCGACGACTACGAGTGGATCGCGGAGCCGCTGGAAGCGCTCGCGGAGTCGGCCGACGCGATCCGCTGGTTCGACCACCACCAGTGGGACGACGGGACCGCAACCGCGGTCCGCGAGGCGGGCGTCAACCTCGTCGTCGGGGACTCCGACGAGGAGTGCACCGCCGACGTGACGCTCCGGTCGCTGGAGGGCGCGTTCGACGAGCGCTGGACCGAACTCGCGGCGGTCACGCGCGACCACGACCTCTGGATCAAGGAGGACCCGCGCTCGGACGACCTCGCGGACTACTCCTACTGGGCCGGCGCCGAGGAGTACGCGGCCGTCGTCGGCGCGTACGGCGTCGACCTCCCCGAGACGGTGCGGTCGTTCGTCGAGGACCGCCGGGTCGAGAAGGAGGCGCGAATCGACCTGGCCGTCGACCGCGCGGTCACCCACGAGGTGGGCGACTGGCGCGTCGCGGTCACCTACGGGCGCTGCTCGCAGAACGAGGTCGCGGAGCGGCTCCGCGAGGCGGGCGCCGACGCCGCCGTGATCGTCAAGCCCGCGGGGTCGGCCTCCATCCGCGGCTCCGACGACTTCCGGCACGCCCACGAGGTCGCCGGCCGAGTGAACGGCGGCGGCCACCCGCAGGCCGCGGGCTGTAAGCCCGACATCTACGACGACATGCTCGATTACGCCCACCACTGGGGCACGGAGGGACAGGCGTGCAAGCGCGTCATCCTCGCCGCGTTCGAGGCGGTGGCCGAGGAGGTCGCGGCCGACGCCTCGGACGCCGACGGGGCCGCGGCGGCCGAGTAG
- a CDS encoding ABC transporter ATP-binding protein, which produces MPAETRPSDDPTASPDDRPVAVRTSGLTKRYGDDVTAVDDLDLTVYAGEIFGFLGPNGAGKSTTIDVIMDYVRPSAGSATVLGHDAQAETRAVHERVGILPDGYGLYERLTGRENLAYAIALKDADDDVDDLLDRVGLEAAAADRAVGGYSKGMTQRLALGIALVGDPAVLILDEPSSGLDPNGVRLVRDIARERADRGKTVFFSSHILSQVEAVCDRVAILDRGRLVAVDTIDGLRDAIDAGSTVTLTVDAVPEPLTLGDVPGVDDVAVDDRTIRVRVGEAAAKVDVIDRVREDGAAVLDVGIAESSLEDLFSAYTGRATPTGADPEAAVEAER; this is translated from the coding sequence ATGCCCGCTGAGACGCGCCCCTCCGATGACCCGACCGCGTCGCCCGACGACAGGCCTGTCGCCGTTCGGACGAGCGGCCTGACGAAGCGATACGGCGACGACGTGACCGCCGTCGACGACCTCGACCTGACGGTGTACGCCGGCGAGATATTTGGCTTCCTCGGCCCGAACGGCGCGGGGAAGTCGACGACGATCGACGTGATAATGGACTACGTCCGGCCGTCGGCCGGGAGCGCGACCGTCCTCGGCCACGACGCGCAGGCCGAGACGCGCGCCGTCCACGAGCGGGTCGGCATCCTCCCGGACGGGTACGGGCTCTACGAGCGGCTCACCGGGCGGGAGAACCTAGCGTACGCGATCGCGTTGAAAGACGCGGACGACGACGTCGACGATCTCCTCGACCGCGTCGGCCTCGAAGCCGCGGCGGCAGACCGCGCCGTCGGCGGCTACTCCAAGGGAATGACCCAGCGGCTGGCGCTCGGGATCGCGCTCGTCGGCGACCCCGCCGTGCTGATCCTCGACGAGCCCTCCTCGGGGCTCGACCCGAACGGGGTCCGGCTCGTCCGCGATATCGCCCGCGAACGCGCCGACCGCGGGAAGACGGTGTTCTTCTCCAGCCACATCCTCAGCCAGGTCGAGGCCGTCTGCGACCGCGTCGCGATCCTCGACCGCGGGCGGCTCGTCGCCGTCGACACCATCGACGGGCTCCGCGACGCGATCGACGCGGGCTCGACGGTGACGCTCACGGTCGACGCCGTCCCGGAGCCGCTGACGCTCGGGGACGTTCCCGGCGTCGACGACGTCGCGGTCGACGACCGGACGATCCGGGTGCGCGTCGGCGAGGCCGCGGCAAAGGTCGATGTCATCGACCGGGTGCGCGAGGACGGAGCCGCGGTCCTCGACGTGGGGATCGCCGAGTCGTCGCTGGAGGACCTCTTCAGCGCCTACACGGGAAGAGCGACGCCGACCGGAGCCGACCCGGAGGCCGCCGTGGAGGCGGAGCGATGA
- a CDS encoding universal stress protein, with the protein MFDTIVVATDGSDSVQRAVSVAVDVAARFDAEVHAVYVVDAGEVESSPDTVREDLRDALDDEGRDALDRVADAAHDRDGDLDVTIEVREGRPASEIDAYARDVDADVVAMGTRGRHGENRFLIGSVAERVVRTCPIPVLTVRQLTDESPRRTTV; encoded by the coding sequence ATGTTCGACACCATCGTGGTCGCGACCGACGGCTCCGACAGCGTTCAGCGGGCCGTCTCGGTCGCGGTCGACGTGGCGGCGCGGTTCGACGCCGAGGTCCACGCGGTGTACGTCGTCGACGCGGGCGAGGTGGAGTCGTCGCCGGACACGGTCCGCGAGGACCTCCGCGACGCGCTCGACGACGAGGGGCGCGACGCGCTCGACCGCGTCGCGGACGCCGCGCACGACCGCGACGGCGACCTCGACGTGACGATCGAGGTCCGGGAGGGACGCCCGGCCTCCGAAATCGACGCGTACGCCCGCGACGTCGACGCCGACGTCGTCGCGATGGGAACCCGGGGGCGCCACGGGGAGAACCGCTTCCTCATCGGTTCCGTCGCGGAGCGCGTCGTCCGGACCTGCCCGATCCCGGTGTTGACGGTGCGACAGCTGACCGACGAGAGCCCGCGCCGGACGACCGTCTGA
- a CDS encoding ABC transporter permease subunit, whose protein sequence is MTAGGVRLTIARKEFGDALRSRVVWAIVAVVAAMSSLSAALPLLVPEADVGAGPEAAIGGASQFAGLLVPIMALIAAYLSVAGERESGSLKVLLGLPPSRGEVLAGKFLGRGAAVAGGIAAGFAISGGVTAVLYGGLPVVAFLATTALTVLLAVSFLGIAVGISAVTATRARAMTLAITAYLGLTLLWDLAPNGVHLLVTGRLPGAGVLAWFLLVRGLSPTGAYNALVQRTLLGDAGVAAATGGPAPAFLSPVVFLTVMVAWAAVPLAVGYLVFRRADLS, encoded by the coding sequence ATGACCGCGGGCGGGGTCCGCCTGACTATCGCGCGCAAGGAGTTTGGCGATGCCCTCCGCTCCCGGGTGGTATGGGCGATCGTCGCGGTGGTCGCCGCGATGTCGTCGCTGTCGGCGGCGCTCCCGTTGCTCGTCCCCGAGGCGGACGTGGGGGCTGGCCCCGAGGCGGCCATCGGCGGCGCGTCGCAGTTCGCCGGCCTGCTCGTCCCGATCATGGCGCTGATCGCGGCGTACCTCTCGGTCGCGGGCGAGCGCGAGTCGGGGAGCCTGAAGGTGTTGCTCGGGCTCCCGCCGTCGCGCGGCGAGGTGCTCGCCGGGAAGTTCCTCGGCCGTGGCGCCGCGGTCGCCGGCGGGATCGCCGCGGGTTTCGCGATCTCTGGCGGCGTCACGGCCGTCCTCTACGGCGGACTCCCGGTCGTCGCGTTCCTCGCGACGACGGCGCTGACGGTGCTGCTCGCCGTCTCGTTCCTCGGCATCGCGGTCGGCATCTCGGCTGTCACGGCGACGCGGGCTCGGGCGATGACGCTCGCGATCACGGCGTACCTCGGCTTGACGCTCCTCTGGGACCTCGCCCCGAACGGCGTCCACCTGCTGGTCACCGGCCGGCTCCCCGGTGCCGGAGTGCTTGCCTGGTTCCTGCTCGTGCGGGGGCTCAGCCCGACGGGGGCCTACAACGCGCTCGTCCAGCGGACGCTGCTCGGAGACGCCGGCGTGGCGGCGGCGACCGGCGGCCCGGCGCCGGCGTTTCTCAGCCCCGTCGTGTTCCTCACGGTCATGGTCGCGTGGGCCGCGGTTCCGCTCGCGGTCGGGTACCTCGTTTTCCGGCGCGCCGACCTGAGCTGA
- a CDS encoding ABC transporter ATP-binding protein has product MAGVNGDDPVGSDGASLSAAAASVALDGVGKTYPGDGASVRALDDVSFSVADGEFVCLVGPSGCGKTTLFRIVAGLTGATDGRVLLDGTEVTGPTTDMGVVFQEYHLFPWLTVAENVGFGLERSDRSPDEREARVEEMLDLVGLTEFRDAYPKSLSGGMKQRVAIARSLAVDPDLLLMDEPFGAVDAQTREMLQRELLDVWASTGKTVLFVTHDVAEAVTLADRVVVMAADPGRVREVVDVDVERPRRRGDAAFAEYVGRVRELIGAGP; this is encoded by the coding sequence GTGGCGGGCGTGAACGGCGACGATCCGGTCGGATCCGACGGCGCCTCCCTCTCCGCCGCGGCGGCGAGCGTCGCGCTCGACGGGGTCGGGAAGACGTATCCCGGCGACGGCGCCTCGGTGCGCGCGCTCGACGACGTGTCGTTCTCGGTCGCTGACGGGGAGTTCGTCTGCCTCGTCGGGCCGTCGGGCTGCGGGAAGACGACGCTGTTCCGGATCGTCGCCGGGCTGACAGGGGCGACGGACGGGCGCGTCCTCCTCGACGGGACGGAGGTCACGGGCCCGACGACGGACATGGGCGTGGTGTTTCAAGAGTACCACCTGTTCCCGTGGCTCACCGTCGCGGAGAACGTCGGGTTCGGACTCGAACGGAGCGACCGCTCGCCGGACGAGCGCGAGGCGCGGGTCGAGGAGATGCTCGACCTCGTCGGGCTGACGGAGTTCCGCGACGCCTACCCGAAATCGCTGTCGGGCGGGATGAAACAGCGCGTCGCCATCGCCCGGTCGCTCGCGGTCGACCCGGACCTCCTCCTGATGGACGAGCCGTTCGGCGCGGTCGACGCGCAGACGCGCGAGATGCTCCAGCGGGAGCTACTCGACGTGTGGGCGTCGACGGGGAAGACCGTCCTCTTCGTCACGCACGACGTGGCGGAGGCGGTGACGCTCGCGGACCGGGTCGTCGTGATGGCGGCCGACCCCGGCCGCGTCCGCGAGGTCGTCGACGTCGACGTCGAGCGCCCGCGCCGGCGCGGCGACGCCGCCTTCGCGGAGTACGTCGGTCGCGTCCGAGAGCTGATCGGAGCCGGGCCGTAG
- a CDS encoding SDR family NAD(P)-dependent oxidoreductase codes for MYVLVTGAAGGIGGGVARSLAAAGHDVLGADRDADGLADLPDAVETAVVDLRDEAAVRELLADRPLDAVVSCVGGYEIAAVEDTSVEAFRRQLDANLTAVHATVAAAVPALRERGGRIVVVGSMVGSVALPYHGAYSAAKAGLDGYVDALRREVGPRGVDVALVEPGPVPTGFNERAAAAVAGADGEGPYADAYREFEGYSPAATDLETVVERVVTAATADRPRTRYRVSRRARWLPRLARVLPDRLYDRLVRAGLPGGLLWRLLHR; via the coding sequence ATGTACGTTCTCGTGACGGGGGCTGCGGGCGGGATCGGCGGCGGGGTCGCGCGCTCGCTCGCGGCCGCCGGCCACGACGTCCTCGGCGCCGACCGCGACGCGGACGGGCTGGCCGACCTGCCCGACGCGGTCGAGACCGCGGTCGTCGACCTCCGCGACGAGGCGGCCGTCCGGGAACTGCTCGCGGACCGCCCCCTCGACGCGGTCGTCTCCTGCGTCGGCGGCTACGAGATCGCGGCGGTCGAGGACACTTCCGTCGAGGCGTTCCGGCGACAGCTGGACGCGAACCTGACCGCGGTCCACGCGACGGTCGCCGCGGCGGTCCCGGCGCTGCGCGAGCGCGGCGGCCGGATCGTGGTCGTCGGGTCGATGGTCGGCTCGGTCGCGCTGCCGTACCACGGCGCGTACAGCGCCGCGAAGGCCGGACTCGACGGCTACGTCGACGCGCTCCGCCGGGAGGTCGGACCCCGCGGGGTCGACGTCGCGCTGGTCGAGCCCGGGCCGGTCCCGACCGGCTTCAACGAGCGGGCCGCCGCAGCGGTCGCGGGCGCGGACGGCGAGGGGCCGTACGCCGACGCCTACCGCGAGTTCGAGGGGTACTCCCCGGCCGCCACGGACCTCGAAACGGTCGTCGAGCGCGTTGTGACCGCGGCGACCGCCGACCGGCCGCGGACCCGTTACCGCGTGAGCCGGCGGGCGCGGTGGCTGCCGCGGCTCGCGCGGGTCCTCCCCGACCGGCTGTACGACCGGCTCGTCCGGGCGGGACTCCCCGGCGGACTCCTGTGGCGGCTGCTCCACCGGTGA
- a CDS encoding heme-binding protein, with the protein MVEAPQTAEGWFSLHDFRSIDWDAWREAPESERRRAIEEGKAFLKHRELIADADAGESALFSVLGHKADLMFLHFRPSLDDLSAIERRFEDTALAKFTERETSYVSVTEVSGYVSDDYFEEGADAIDEGLKRYIEGKLKPEIPDDEYVSFYPMSKRRGEEHNWYDLEFEERADLMAGHGEVGKEYAGKIKQVIASSVGFDEHEWGVTLFGADPTDIKDIVYEMRFDPASSRYGEFGDFYVGRRFPPSDLDAFLAGETVPAGRDPDEDAAGHGEGGGHHGEGGGHGEGGHGDDGHGRGEGHGHSGAGGGSAHGDHPHGEDETGGEGDHPHGEGGHDGGEGGEEASDEDIRGELADLDIYAGKPHGEDVYATVLYSEADVDELFDEVEGLRGNFDHYGTHVKTAVYEGRHTDRAAVVSIWDTASAAETAGGFLSELPDIVARAGEESGFGTMGMFYTVKPDYQTEFVDTFDDVGDLLAEMDGHVETDLMVNVEDENDMFIASQWNAKEDAMAFFRSDEFSETVQWGRDVLADRPRHVFLA; encoded by the coding sequence ATGGTCGAGGCTCCACAGACCGCCGAAGGGTGGTTCTCGCTACACGACTTCCGCTCGATCGACTGGGACGCCTGGCGCGAGGCGCCCGAGTCCGAGCGGCGGCGAGCGATCGAGGAGGGCAAGGCATTCCTGAAACACCGCGAACTGATCGCAGACGCCGACGCGGGCGAGTCGGCGCTGTTCTCCGTGCTCGGGCACAAAGCCGACCTCATGTTCCTCCACTTCCGGCCGTCGCTCGACGATCTGTCCGCCATCGAGCGCCGCTTCGAGGACACCGCGCTCGCGAAGTTCACCGAGCGCGAGACCTCCTACGTCTCGGTCACCGAGGTGTCGGGGTACGTCTCGGACGACTACTTCGAGGAGGGCGCCGACGCCATCGACGAGGGGCTCAAGCGGTACATCGAGGGGAAGCTGAAGCCGGAGATTCCCGACGACGAGTACGTCAGCTTCTACCCGATGAGCAAGCGCCGCGGCGAGGAGCACAACTGGTACGACCTCGAGTTCGAGGAGCGCGCCGACCTGATGGCCGGCCACGGCGAGGTCGGCAAGGAGTACGCCGGCAAGATCAAGCAGGTGATCGCCTCCTCCGTCGGCTTCGACGAGCACGAGTGGGGGGTCACGCTGTTCGGCGCCGACCCGACCGACATCAAGGACATCGTCTACGAGATGCGGTTCGATCCCGCCTCCTCGCGCTACGGCGAGTTCGGGGACTTCTACGTCGGCCGCCGGTTCCCCCCGAGCGACCTCGACGCCTTCCTCGCCGGCGAGACGGTCCCGGCCGGGCGCGACCCCGACGAGGACGCGGCTGGCCACGGCGAGGGCGGCGGGCATCACGGCGAGGGCGGCGGCCACGGCGAGGGCGGCCACGGCGACGACGGACACGGCCGCGGCGAGGGTCACGGTCACTCCGGCGCGGGCGGCGGCTCGGCCCACGGCGACCACCCGCACGGCGAGGACGAGACCGGCGGCGAGGGCGACCACCCGCACGGCGAAGGCGGCCACGACGGCGGTGAGGGGGGCGAAGAGGCCTCGGACGAGGATATCCGCGGCGAGCTTGCCGACCTCGACATCTACGCCGGAAAGCCCCACGGCGAGGACGTGTACGCCACGGTGCTGTACAGCGAGGCCGACGTGGACGAACTCTTCGACGAGGTCGAGGGGCTGCGCGGCAACTTCGACCACTACGGCACCCACGTCAAGACCGCGGTGTACGAGGGGCGCCACACCGACCGCGCCGCGGTCGTCTCTATCTGGGACACCGCGTCGGCGGCGGAGACCGCGGGCGGCTTCCTCTCGGAGCTACCCGACATCGTCGCCCGCGCCGGCGAGGAGTCCGGCTTCGGCACGATGGGGATGTTCTACACCGTCAAGCCCGACTACCAGACGGAGTTCGTCGACACCTTCGACGACGTGGGCGACCTGCTGGCCGAGATGGACGGCCACGTCGAGACCGACCTGATGGTGAACGTCGAAGACGAGAACGACATGTTCATCGCCAGCCAGTGGAACGCGAAGGAGGACGCGATGGCCTTCTTCCGCTCCGACGAGTTCTCCGAGACCGTCCAGTGGGGCCGCGACGTGCTCGCCGATCGACCGCGACACGTGTTCTTGGCGTAA
- a CDS encoding ABC transporter permease — translation MATETGSPVGSEEGFASVGLGDGRRLLRGAVGVAGFLLVWHGVSLTQDPFVLPSPVAVAGAFASELASGDMTAALLQSVGHWIPGTIAGTGLGVAAGVAFGWSRLLDDLTAPLVRTLRPVPPLALIGFAIAWFGINDWGAAFIIAVGAFWINFYAAYGAVEGVSEDLLDVGRTLGVRGDLDAVRSIVLPASMPGIMTGIRTGLGRCWMLVVASEIFGVPGVGREIIRASNNLRVDRAIAYILVLSLMFLLVDVAFRAVERRVLAWRA, via the coding sequence ATGGCGACCGAAACCGGATCGCCCGTCGGCAGCGAGGAGGGGTTCGCGAGCGTCGGACTCGGCGACGGCCGGCGGCTGCTCCGCGGGGCGGTCGGCGTCGCGGGGTTCCTCCTCGTCTGGCACGGCGTCTCGCTCACGCAGGACCCGTTCGTCCTCCCCTCGCCGGTCGCGGTCGCCGGGGCGTTCGCGAGCGAACTCGCCTCGGGCGACATGACGGCGGCGCTGCTCCAGAGCGTCGGCCACTGGATCCCCGGCACGATCGCCGGGACGGGCCTCGGCGTCGCCGCCGGCGTCGCGTTCGGCTGGAGCCGGCTGCTGGACGACCTGACGGCGCCGCTCGTCCGGACGCTGCGCCCGGTCCCGCCGCTCGCGCTCATCGGCTTCGCCATCGCGTGGTTCGGGATCAACGACTGGGGCGCGGCATTCATCATCGCGGTCGGCGCGTTCTGGATCAACTTCTACGCGGCGTACGGCGCCGTGGAGGGCGTGAGCGAGGACCTCCTCGACGTGGGGCGGACGCTCGGGGTCCGCGGCGACCTCGACGCGGTCCGGTCGATCGTCCTGCCGGCGTCGATGCCGGGCATCATGACCGGGATCCGGACCGGACTGGGGCGGTGCTGGATGCTCGTCGTCGCCTCGGAGATATTCGGCGTCCCCGGGGTCGGCCGCGAGATCATCCGCGCCAGCAACAACCTGCGCGTCGACCGGGCGATCGCGTACATCCTCGTGTTGAGCCTGATGTTCCTGCTCGTCGACGTGGCGTTCCGCGCGGTCGAACGGAGGGTTCTGGCGTGGCGGGCGTGA
- a CDS encoding PadR family transcriptional regulator: MRKSGPPKGLISYLVLELLDERPRYGYELLGEITEISGGHWEPSYGSVYPILYKFEEEGVAERVERDDEPDRKYFALTDAGREELVEKRREIGGEAEEFGDVVLGFYHLYAALATDDRFEVDDGEGDWEYSERYSAWTVEQIIRHHERDFGEFERIDASPEEFYERTDEAEPPGTETAADAEEPASGAADD, translated from the coding sequence ATGCGGAAAAGCGGCCCGCCGAAAGGACTGATCTCGTATCTCGTGTTGGAGCTGCTCGACGAGCGCCCCCGGTACGGGTACGAGCTGCTCGGCGAGATCACGGAAATAAGCGGGGGTCACTGGGAGCCCTCCTACGGCTCCGTCTACCCGATCCTCTACAAGTTCGAGGAGGAGGGGGTCGCGGAGCGCGTCGAGCGCGACGACGAGCCGGACCGCAAGTACTTCGCGCTCACCGACGCGGGCCGCGAGGAACTGGTCGAGAAGCGCCGCGAGATCGGCGGCGAGGCGGAGGAGTTCGGTGACGTCGTCCTCGGTTTCTATCACCTGTACGCCGCCCTCGCCACCGACGACCGGTTCGAGGTCGACGACGGCGAGGGCGACTGGGAGTACTCCGAGCGCTACAGCGCGTGGACCGTCGAGCAGATCATCCGGCACCACGAGCGCGACTTCGGCGAGTTTGAGCGGATCGACGCCTCGCCCGAGGAGTTCTACGAGCGGACGGACGAGGCCGAGCCCCCCGGGACGGAGACCGCTGCCGACGCCGAGGAACCCGCCTCCGGCGCGGCCGACGACTGA
- a CDS encoding ABC transporter substrate-binding protein — MYESSRTASRRSFLAAAGGTATVGLAGCIGGGDGGGLDELTVAHMPIYPDLQWYVMEGEGYFSEIDAEISGQEFGNGPAIVQALSGGDIDVAMFGIVPAMIAIDRGISARVTAANIREPMGIMAEESFHETFEQEGADAFATWEAEQGEPFTFGTFPQGSVPDVLLRYWLRDVGVDVEANDSVEIIEINGADAVYQAIANGEIDGTSIMEPVPTIAQAEDSSVTILRTAAEVLPGQPAAVTLMSDAVRDSPLAAQFLEQHVRATEFIEESPDATAEHVNEGIGMPVERARNALDSPLSNFITDPNEITDATQVFSEFAAGNDQIDEQLSNDAIFDLEVYDSL, encoded by the coding sequence ATGTACGAATCATCGCGAACCGCGTCGCGGCGGTCATTCCTCGCGGCCGCGGGAGGAACCGCGACGGTCGGACTCGCCGGCTGTATCGGCGGCGGCGACGGCGGCGGACTCGACGAACTGACGGTCGCGCACATGCCGATCTACCCCGACCTCCAGTGGTACGTGATGGAGGGAGAGGGGTACTTCTCCGAGATAGACGCCGAGATCAGCGGGCAGGAGTTCGGCAACGGGCCGGCGATCGTTCAGGCGCTCAGCGGCGGCGACATCGACGTCGCGATGTTCGGTATCGTCCCCGCGATGATCGCGATCGACCGCGGCATCTCGGCGCGGGTGACCGCCGCGAACATCCGGGAGCCGATGGGGATCATGGCCGAGGAATCCTTCCACGAGACGTTCGAGCAGGAGGGCGCGGACGCGTTCGCAACGTGGGAGGCAGAGCAGGGAGAGCCGTTCACCTTCGGCACGTTCCCGCAGGGGAGCGTCCCGGACGTGCTGCTCCGCTACTGGCTCCGCGACGTCGGCGTCGACGTCGAGGCGAACGACAGCGTGGAGATAATCGAGATCAACGGCGCCGACGCGGTGTATCAGGCGATCGCCAACGGCGAGATAGACGGCACCTCGATCATGGAGCCGGTGCCGACCATCGCGCAGGCGGAGGACTCGTCCGTGACGATACTCCGGACCGCGGCCGAGGTCCTCCCCGGCCAGCCCGCCGCGGTCACCCTGATGAGCGACGCGGTGCGTGACTCGCCGCTCGCGGCGCAGTTCCTCGAACAGCACGTCCGCGCGACCGAGTTCATCGAGGAGAGCCCGGACGCGACGGCCGAACACGTCAACGAGGGGATCGGGATGCCCGTCGAGCGCGCGCGGAACGCGCTCGACTCGCCGCTGTCGAACTTCATCACCGACCCCAACGAGATCACGGACGCGACGCAGGTGTTCTCCGAGTTCGCGGCCGGGAACGATCAGATCGACGAGCAGCTGTCGAACGACGCGATATTCGACCTCGAGGTGTACGACTCGCTCTGA
- a CDS encoding PfkB family carbohydrate kinase → MPEVFVAGETLVDFVPDGGETLRDVDGYAHRPGGAPANVAVGLARLGSPPAFWTRLGDDAFGAFLAETLAAEGIPRTHVERVEGKTTLAVVSPPDSAGPRFGFYGSRDATFGFDPDAVPTDVLTGRGPPPWVHLGGVALTHPDGRAATRGLLSAATAAGCPVSFDVNYRSDMVRDGDAEAVSTAVREAVAASDVVLYSDEDVAAAGLSTSEGTGLARDLLELGPHTAVVTLGSDGALAVSSDAAPWGAATVRHGGFAVETVDATGAGDAFAAGALSRLAGTSGETSGGGDGNDLGEALAFGNATAALSVRSVGGMGSIPSRDEVAAFLAERE, encoded by the coding sequence ATGCCGGAGGTGTTCGTCGCCGGGGAGACGCTCGTCGACTTCGTGCCGGACGGGGGCGAGACGCTGCGCGACGTCGACGGGTACGCCCACCGACCCGGCGGCGCGCCCGCGAACGTCGCGGTCGGGCTGGCGCGGCTCGGCTCGCCGCCCGCGTTCTGGACGCGCCTCGGTGACGACGCGTTCGGCGCGTTCCTCGCGGAGACGCTCGCGGCCGAGGGGATCCCCCGGACGCACGTCGAGCGCGTCGAGGGAAAGACGACGCTCGCGGTGGTGTCGCCGCCCGACTCCGCCGGCCCCCGATTCGGCTTCTACGGCTCGCGCGACGCGACGTTCGGGTTCGATCCCGACGCGGTCCCGACGGACGTGCTGACGGGGAGGGGCCCCCCACCGTGGGTCCACCTCGGCGGCGTGGCGCTGACGCACCCGGACGGGCGGGCGGCGACCCGCGGACTGCTCTCGGCGGCGACCGCCGCGGGCTGTCCGGTCTCGTTCGACGTGAACTACCGCTCGGACATGGTCCGAGACGGCGACGCCGAGGCGGTGTCGACCGCGGTCCGCGAGGCGGTCGCCGCGAGCGACGTGGTGCTGTACAGCGACGAGGACGTGGCCGCGGCCGGCCTCTCGACGAGCGAGGGAACTGGGCTGGCGCGCGACCTGCTCGAACTCGGGCCGCACACCGCGGTCGTCACGCTGGGGAGCGACGGGGCGCTGGCGGTCAGTTCGGACGCCGCCCCGTGGGGCGCCGCGACGGTCCGACACGGCGGCTTCGCGGTCGAGACCGTCGACGCGACCGGCGCGGGCGACGCGTTCGCCGCGGGGGCCCTCTCGCGGCTCGCCGGGACGTCAGGCGAAACATCCGGAGGCGGCGACGGAAACGACCTCGGGGAGGCGCTCGCGTTCGGCAACGCGACCGCCGCGCTGTCGGTCCGGTCGGTCGGCGGGATGGGGTCGATCCCGTCGCGAGACGAGGTGGCGGCGTTCCTCGCGGAGCGGGAGTAA